One stretch of Lachnospiraceae bacterium oral taxon 096 DNA includes these proteins:
- a CDS encoding V-type ATP synthase subunit A, giving the protein MNKIGTIVSINGPIVKTAGDVGFVMHEMVYVGKEKLVGEVIGLTTDFTIVEVYEETSGIKPGETIEGTGAPVSVTLAPGILNNIFDGIERPLSEIAKEGGAYISRGISVESLDTKKKWQAHITVKKGDHLLGGSIIAEVQETPAILHKVMLAPDKEGYVEDVVSDGEYTINETILTLRHYDGSTEEITMTQHWPIRVPRPTAKRFPASVPLITGQRILDTLFPLAKGGTAAVPGGFGTGKTMTQHQIAKWSDANIIIYIGCGERGNEMTQVLEEFSELIDPKTGNPLMDRTTLIANTSNMPVAAREASLYSGLTLAEYYRDMGYDVAIMADSTSRWAEALRELSGRLEEMPAEEGFPAYLASRLSAFYERAGMMQNLNGSEGSVSIIGAVSPQGGDFSEPVTQNTKRFVRCFWGLDKNLAYARHFPAIQWLDSYSEYLTDLAPWYTEHVNKDFVDYRNQLVYLLNQEASLMEIVKLIGADVLPDDQKLILDIAKVIRVGFLQQNAFHKDDTCVPLEKQFKMMDVILYLYKKARSLVHMSMPMSVLKEDPIWDKLISIKYDIPNDRLDMFDDYKKDIDRFYDSIMEKNA; this is encoded by the coding sequence ATGAATAAAATAGGAACCATTGTATCCATCAATGGACCAATTGTAAAAACGGCAGGTGATGTCGGATTTGTTATGCACGAGATGGTCTATGTCGGCAAGGAAAAACTCGTTGGCGAGGTCATCGGTCTGACAACAGACTTTACAATTGTCGAAGTATACGAAGAAACAAGCGGAATTAAACCAGGTGAAACAATTGAGGGAACTGGCGCACCAGTCAGCGTCACATTGGCACCTGGTATTTTAAATAATATCTTTGATGGTATTGAGCGTCCACTTTCAGAGATCGCCAAGGAAGGCGGAGCCTATATTTCCCGCGGTATCAGTGTCGAATCTTTGGATACAAAGAAAAAATGGCAGGCACATATTACTGTGAAAAAAGGTGACCATTTGCTCGGCGGATCTATTATTGCCGAGGTACAGGAGACTCCTGCGATCTTGCACAAGGTTATGCTTGCTCCAGACAAAGAAGGATATGTTGAGGATGTCGTAAGTGATGGAGAATACACCATCAACGAGACCATTTTGACTCTTCGCCACTATGATGGCTCAACAGAAGAAATCACAATGACTCAACATTGGCCAATTCGTGTGCCAAGACCAACAGCAAAGCGTTTCCCTGCATCTGTTCCCCTCATTACAGGTCAGCGTATCCTCGACACGCTCTTCCCATTAGCTAAGGGCGGTACAGCCGCTGTCCCTGGTGGATTTGGTACAGGTAAAACGATGACTCAGCACCAGATTGCCAAGTGGTCTGATGCCAATATTATTATCTACATCGGTTGCGGTGAGCGTGGAAACGAGATGACTCAGGTACTTGAGGAGTTCTCCGAATTGATCGACCCAAAGACGGGCAATCCATTGATGGACAGAACCACTTTGATTGCCAACACTTCAAATATGCCTGTGGCTGCCCGTGAGGCCAGTCTTTATTCAGGTCTAACCCTTGCCGAGTACTACCGTGATATGGGCTATGATGTTGCCATTATGGCGGATTCTACTTCTCGTTGGGCAGAGGCTCTTCGAGAACTCTCTGGTCGTCTTGAGGAAATGCCAGCCGAGGAAGGTTTCCCTGCTTATCTAGCTTCCAGACTTTCTGCTTTCTATGAGCGTGCTGGAATGATGCAAAACTTAAATGGATCTGAGGGTTCCGTATCCATTATCGGAGCTGTATCCCCACAGGGTGGTGATTTCTCTGAGCCAGTTACACAAAACACTAAGCGTTTCGTTCGCTGCTTCTGGGGACTGGATAAAAATCTTGCCTACGCAAGACATTTCCCTGCCATTCAATGGCTTGACTCCTATTCTGAGTATTTGACTGACCTTGCTCCTTGGTACACAGAGCATGTCAACAAGGACTTTGTGGATTACAGAAATCAATTGGTTTACCTTCTCAATCAGGAAGCTTCTTTGATGGAGATTGTTAAGTTGATTGGTGCTGATGTATTGCCTGATGATCAGAAACTAATTCTTGATATCGCCAAGGTAATTCGTGTTGGCTTCCTTCAGCAAAATGCGTTCCACAAGGACGATACCTGTGTCCCACTAGAAAAGCAATTTAAGATGATGGATGTCATTCTCTATCTCTACAAGAAGGCACGTTCCCTTGTACATATGAGTATGCCAATGTCTGTCTTAAAGGAAGATCCTATTTGGGATAAATTAATTTCTATCAAGTACGATATTCCAAATGATCGCTTGGATATGTTTGACGATTACAAAAAAGATATTGATCGCTTCTACGACAGTATCATGGAAAAGAATGCATAG
- a CDS encoding V-type ATP synthase subunit B has protein sequence MAIEYLGLSSINGPLVVLEGVKGAAYDEIVEMDVNGKDKKLGRIVEINDDKAVIQVFEGTEGMALRNTHTRLTGHPMEIGVSADMLGRTFNGLGQPIDDLGPINADKILDVNGKPLNPVTREYPRNYIRTGISAIDGLMTLIRGQKLPIFSGNGLPHDELAAQLVRQSSLGDDANSDEKFAIVFAAMGVKHDVADFFKRTFEESGVSDHVATFINLANDPVVERLITPKVALTLAEYLAFEKGMHILVILTDMTSFAEAMREVSSSKGEIPSRKGFPGYLYSELATIYERAGIVSGVNGSVTQIPILTMPNDDITHPIPDLTGYITEGQIVLDRNLNGQSIYPPISVLPSLSRLMKDGIGEGFTRKDHQDVANQLFSCYAKVGDARALASVIGEDELSETDQTYLLFGREFEKRFIGQGKEENRTIFDTLDIGWQLLGLMPRAELDRIDTKVLDQYYKKTKINADGDIVEDILTDLDANPDEE, from the coding sequence ATGGCTATCGAATATCTTGGACTCAGTTCTATAAATGGCCCTCTTGTTGTCCTAGAGGGCGTAAAGGGTGCAGCCTATGACGAAATCGTAGAGATGGATGTCAATGGCAAGGACAAAAAACTCGGTCGTATCGTAGAGATTAATGACGACAAAGCTGTAATTCAGGTCTTTGAAGGAACTGAAGGTATGGCACTTAGAAATACACATACAAGACTTACAGGACATCCAATGGAAATCGGAGTATCTGCCGATATGCTTGGTCGAACATTTAACGGTCTCGGTCAGCCAATCGACGATCTCGGTCCAATTAATGCCGATAAGATCTTAGATGTCAATGGAAAACCTCTTAACCCTGTAACAAGAGAGTACCCAAGAAACTACATCCGTACAGGTATCAGTGCCATCGACGGATTGATGACTTTGATTCGTGGACAGAAGCTTCCTATCTTTTCTGGAAACGGTCTTCCACATGATGAACTTGCTGCACAGCTTGTTCGCCAGTCCTCTCTTGGCGATGATGCCAACAGTGATGAAAAATTTGCCATTGTCTTTGCCGCCATGGGTGTAAAGCACGATGTTGCCGATTTCTTTAAGAGAACATTTGAGGAAAGTGGCGTTAGTGACCATGTGGCCACCTTTATCAACCTTGCCAATGATCCCGTTGTTGAGCGTTTGATCACACCAAAAGTTGCTCTGACACTGGCAGAGTATCTTGCCTTTGAAAAAGGAATGCATATTCTGGTTATCCTCACAGATATGACTTCATTTGCCGAGGCGATGCGTGAGGTTTCCTCTTCTAAGGGCGAGATTCCTTCAAGAAAAGGTTTCCCTGGTTACCTCTATTCAGAGCTTGCTACAATTTATGAGCGTGCAGGTATTGTTTCTGGCGTCAATGGATCAGTGACACAGATTCCAATTTTGACCATGCCAAATGACGATATCACTCACCCAATCCCTGACCTTACAGGTTACATCACAGAGGGACAGATCGTACTTGATCGAAACTTAAATGGTCAATCTATTTATCCTCCAATCAGCGTATTGCCATCTCTATCCCGTTTGATGAAGGATGGTATCGGTGAAGGATTTACAAGAAAAGACCATCAAGATGTTGCCAATCAGCTCTTCTCCTGCTATGCAAAAGTTGGAGATGCCAGAGCACTCGCTTCCGTTATCGGTGAAGATGAGCTTTCTGAGACTGATCAGACCTACTTGCTCTTTGGTCGAGAATTTGAAAAGAGATTTATTGGACAGGGAAAAGAAGAAAACAGAACCATTTTCGATACCTTGGACATCGGCTGGCAACTTCTTGGACTTATGCCAAGAGCAGAGCTTGACCGTATTGATACCAAGGTACTTGACCAATATTACAAGAAGACAAAGATCAATGCCGATGGCGACATTGTAGAAGATATTTTGACAGATTTGGATGCGAATCCAGACGAGGAATAG
- a CDS encoding V-type ATP synthase subunit D: protein MNMNVFPTKGNLIATKNSLALARQGYGLMDKKRNILIRELMNLTEQAKEIQTEIDTTFTAAYAALQQANIELGIDYVEDIAASVPVENGVRIKTRSVMGTEIPLVECKVGAPDLVYAYYSSRESLDIARENFQKVKNLTVRLSMIENAAYRLASNIKKTQKRANALKNITIPAYETITKNITNALEEKEREEFTRLKVIKQMKG, encoded by the coding sequence ATGAATATGAATGTCTTTCCAACAAAGGGAAATCTTATTGCAACAAAGAACTCTCTGGCTCTTGCTCGTCAGGGCTATGGCCTGATGGACAAAAAGAGGAATATTTTAATCCGTGAGCTAATGAATTTGACAGAGCAGGCAAAGGAAATTCAGACAGAGATTGATACAACCTTTACGGCGGCCTATGCCGCCCTCCAACAGGCAAATATTGAGCTTGGTATTGACTATGTCGAGGATATTGCCGCATCTGTTCCTGTAGAAAATGGCGTTCGCATTAAGACAAGAAGTGTTATGGGTACAGAGATTCCACTTGTTGAATGTAAAGTCGGAGCACCAGATCTTGTCTATGCCTACTACTCTTCCAGAGAGAGTCTGGATATTGCACGTGAAAACTTTCAAAAGGTAAAGAACTTAACGGTTCGCCTGTCTATGATTGAAAACGCAGCGTATCGTTTGGCCAGCAATATCAAAAAGACACAAAAGCGTGCCAATGCATTGAAAAATATTACGATTCCTGCCTACGAGACCATTACAAAGAATATTACCAATGCCCTTGAGGAAAAGGAACGTGAGGAATTTACAAGACTAAAAGTCATCAAGCAAATGAAGGGTTAA
- a CDS encoding TIGR01906 family membrane protein, with protein sequence MRIVHNILGLFIAFSLMIILLFTSIEAIVYWMPGYFRYEYSKYDVTNDVSMNMDDLLDVSNQMMSYLHGDKENLSDITTTIDGQKNVSFFNEREIAHMVDVRNLFVGAIFLRRVLIGFILFSLIFMKCTKAKLRRTVSKTMFIGSILFFALIAVLATVISTNFTKYFILFHHIFFRNDLWQLDPSTDRLINIVPEPFFMDTARNIGILYAVLVGLTFVLAWTVNRSNRKANKNFTK encoded by the coding sequence ATGAGGATTGTTCACAATATCCTCGGATTGTTCATCGCCTTTTCTTTGATGATCATCCTCCTATTCACATCCATTGAGGCCATTGTCTATTGGATGCCTGGCTACTTTCGATATGAATACAGTAAATATGATGTCACCAACGATGTTTCTATGAATATGGATGACCTATTGGATGTTTCCAATCAAATGATGAGCTATCTCCATGGCGACAAAGAGAATCTCTCTGACATCACCACAACCATTGATGGTCAAAAGAATGTTTCTTTTTTTAATGAACGTGAAATTGCCCATATGGTCGATGTCCGAAATCTCTTTGTCGGTGCCATCTTTTTGAGAAGAGTGCTTATTGGCTTTATCCTTTTTTCTCTTATCTTTATGAAATGTACAAAAGCTAAGCTAAGAAGAACGGTTTCAAAGACAATGTTCATTGGCTCAATTTTATTTTTTGCATTGATTGCCGTCTTGGCTACGGTGATCTCGACAAATTTTACAAAGTACTTTATTCTCTTTCACCATATTTTCTTTCGCAATGATTTGTGGCAATTGGATCCAAGTACTGACCGCTTGATCAACATTGTACCCGAGCCATTTTTTATGGACACAGCTCGAAATATTGGCATTCTTTATGCTGTACTTGTTGGCCTCACCTTTGTCCTCGCATGGACAGTCAACCGCAGCAATAGAAAAGCAAATAAAAACTTTACTAAGTAA